The stretch of DNA AGAGCACCGAGACAAGGCAGAGTCTCGAGCTCTTTTGATGGGACTGTACCGGTCAAGTTGTTGTCGTTCAGACCAAGAAACCTCAATCTTTTCAAACTTGCTAAACCAGAAGGAATCTCACCTCTTAAACCCATCTTTGACAGATCCAAAATGACTAAACTGCCCATATCCTCCCACTTTATTCCCATCATGTCATCGTCATCACTACCCATTGGGTTCCCTGATAGAACAAGATCACTTAAAGATCGAATCTTTACAACGTTTTCGAACAACCCTCCAGAGATTCTATTGTTCCTCAGATCCAAAAGTGTCAGATTCTTCAAAAACCCGATTTCTTGAGGCAACTTCCCTTCTAATTGGTTGTTGCTTAAATCAAGCTTAAGCAATGAAACCATCTCTCCAATAGACAAAGGCAACGTCCCCGAGAATAAGTTTCGACTCAAATCCAAGATCAGTAGATCTTTAAACCCATTGAAACAATCCGGTATCGTTCCATTGAACAAGTTTCCCGCAAGAACCAGCCGTTGTAACCTCGTTAGATTGCAGAGACTCGCCGGTAAATTCCCGTTAAATCCGTTTTCAAGAACCACCAAAGACTTCAGCTTCGTGAGACTACCAATTGTTTCAGGAAGTTCACCATTCAAACCAGGATTGGCTCTGAACTCGAGAGACTCTAAGCTACTTCCAAAGTTTATCCAATCCTCTTTAGCTATTGTTATCGGCGACGTGAAACAGTTGAAGAACGTGAGAGATTTCAAGTGCTTGAGCTTGAATAACTGTGGCTTTATCTTCAAACTTGTGTCGCAAGGAAGCGAGTTTTCGTGAACAAGACCTAAGGTTAGATCCGTGACATACCACAAGTCACCATAGAGATCACAAGAAACACCctgaaattccaaaaaaaatcaaaaacaaaaaaggttcgAATTattgaaagaataaaaataaaggaattTTGTGGGTTGTGGGCCaatcattgtatatatataattgaatccaaaatacatttaaagaaacaaaaataggaTCTTATATGTAAATAGCATACACTTTGATGCGTTGAAGCTTAAAATTTTCACTTACTGATTATGGAAATTTCAAAGTGGAACAAAcactttgaagaaaaaaaaagaattattcaGACAGCTACAGAACAAAAATCTttctcaaaatcttttaaacaaattcaagaaatctCAAGAAACTATATGAGTTTATGAATAATTCAAACCTGAATAGGAGTCCAACCACAAGGGTCAGGATAAAGATCAGAGCCATTCCAAGAATCACCAACGAATCCTTGAATAGCTGAGTAAAGAGCTTCTCGTTCTGTTTTCTCCATGGGAGCTCCATCATCAGTAACCTCGGGAGATGATTCTCCAGTGACGACGCACCAGGGGAAAGTtagaaaaaggaacaaaacagAGTGAATCCAAGACATTGTGGAGGAAGTGAGACAAAACAAAGGTTTGTggaatttttttgggtttgaagtTATCTGTGGGTTTCTTTATCAATTGGtgttactattatttattgaaGAGAGAGCGAGAGGTCGTTGGGAGTCAATGGggtttctcattattattaatattatagcTCATTAAAcgttacattaaaaaaaatgaaaaatgaaaaaatgaaattgagGGACTGTAACGAGAAAGACATTTGGTTATATGTTGTTGTCTCTGTCACATAAAAGTAAATGTGGCATTTGTTCCCATATCTCATACACGTATTTACTTcatctactttttatttttgtgtgtgtgtgttgtgttttgaagTTGTGTatgtgaaaaagaagagagctaATGTGGAAAATAGGATGGAGGAAGCACAAGGATCGAGGAAGTTATTGTTTAATGTCTATTGATTATTGacaatgattttttattttcttattttcttttcttatagcTCTTCTGAGATGTGCCTTTGACATTTACAGTATTTGTAGTTAACTATTGGgtttgtttattaaataatgGGATAAAGgtgctttattattttttgtagcaatctactactactactaatagATATATTAAAACGAATTTACCGTTGTACTGTGCGTGTGTGACTTGATACGTCAATGTTGACTTTGTGTGTTCACTATCTTCTTTGGCCAAATAAAAACTAGTACTGTATTTGTCTACATATCCGAATAGatttttttcagattatttACTTGACACTTATTTTATTAGTggagaattattattttttacgtGTTAGGGCATCATTAATGGAGGAATTTTTTTATGcttttagattatatatatagtgaaaataatctaagatcagtagttaagatcatatgttaaaaaaaatgggagaactaattttggtatttttagaatataaatattgtgaaaatattgaagttacataaaaaaaacatggaagcaaAGTGCCTATGAACCAAATAACTCCAATAACAGCAAGCAAAGCTCATGCTCTCTTCTTTACATCCTTCCCTTCTGCACCATCAACAAATTGCGAGTTAGTTACAAGAATAGTGAGTGAAGGGCTCATCCCAAAACCCACGTATAACAGATTAACAAATGATGATCACTCACTGCTTATCTCCTTAATGATCCTACAGAACTCTCTACCACATCAACAATGGAACGGACTCATGGGAAACACATCATTGTTGAATCAGACACCATAATCCTAGAAGCTTCGTTCTTCAGCTCCTCGATTTTGGTATCAGTCTCTTGTTTCAGCCTCTTCACATTCGCACCAGAGTCACCACTTGTCTGTTTTCACAATCATTATACTTTTAGAGAAAAGCAAACTAGTTTTTGTAGATTTGCCTAAAGAagacattcttttttttaattcttttaccTCCTCGAGTTTCCTCTGGAAATCGTGTTCTGTTTTAGCTTTGTATTCGGCAATCTCTTTTTCAGCCTCTTCCTTGGCTTGCTTCAGTCTTGCCATTTTTGCTGCAACCAAGAAACACACACGTGATGAAtatcattttcaaaaacataaatataatcaaGCATTATGCTCCTCAATTCTAAATGTGACAAAGTACAAGTGAACACTTAAACAAGCAGCCCGATCAAGCAAACAGTTTGGTACGTTGTAGATTTTCAGATTATTACCGGTTCTTGCAACATTGACAATGTGTTGAGCTTCTTGCTCAGCAGCAAGCAACTGCTGGATACCACCTTGACCAACTGCTCAGTAGCTGATCACTACGATCATATGAATTATGAGACTACAGTCCTTGTTAAATCTAGCAATCCACAAAtgacaaccaaaacaagactCAGAATCAAATTAGATCTAAGAGCCCAAAAAGAATAGTGAGGATTCGAATTTAGTTGATCTAAACGAACAAACCCAACTCTAAAGTGAGTAACAACAATCCTAACACGTAAAGTCCCAATCTGAGTAAAAGCAACAGAATAAGCTGCATTCACATCGATTTCAGTGTATTTCACCATCATAGTCAAAGCCAAAGCCATCAAACAATAAACCACAGTGATCATAGACATCGAGCCAACCAAACCAATAAACCACAGCTTTTAGAATGAGTAAACCCCACAACGACGATAAACACAATAACACAAACAGTGACAATGGAagtaataaaattcaaccaagAAGTCCTCTTTGTTCCACTCATGGCAATACCATTAGCAACTAaaagcacaacaacaacaaccggaTCAAGAAGATCAAACCCTTTAGCAAAGGAATCGACTTTAATCCGAAAATAATCAGAATCATTCTTGACCAAACTAGCTAGATACGAAGAACATGAACTCCCTAATCCAGCAGCACCAACAATAGCCTCAAGCAATATATTCCCAGCAGCAATAAAGGCTATAAAATCCCCTAATTCAACCCTAAGATAAGAGAAAGAGCCTCCAGCGACAGGAATCTCAACTCCAAACTCAGCATAACAGAGAACTGAGAGCAAAGCAGAGACACTAGAGATAGCGTAAGAGAGAACAACGGCATCATCACCTAGATGCGATATCGAACAGAAGGAGAAATCGCCGGAATACTAACCTCAGCCGGCGAAAATGGTGACAACGAAGCTTTCGCCGTTTTGGAGAGAACGAAGAGAACCTAGAAACGATTTCGATCAGAAgagaaatgaaattttttttttctttgcaaaatATCTCGGCCAATCACGTGAAGCCACATCGAACGAGAACTGGacttaaatcagttctcattcaagaccaaaaaaattaatctaagCCCACTATTccctatttttattatttttttggccTTAGAACACAAGGGTGTTTTGTCGTTAATGATGACCTTAAACTTTGGAAATGTTAGTTTTATTGCCAGCATTAACGTGCTTTTTTCCCAAGATTTCAAATCGACTCATTTCACATTTTTACTGTATTTTGTAGCCAGATTGTGTAAGATTTGGTTGCAACACATGTTGAAACATAAACAATTTGATAGGTTTTGTTCTTTGGCTCTGTAGAACAtgcatttgtttgttaattacgGGAATATCTATGCATTCATCACACCTATTCGCAACGGCTCAACATACATATCCTCTACCCATTTAAATAACACGATCATATCTTCTTGCTTCGGCCAGAAGTCATTTGGTACAATACTAAAAGTCTTCTCATGATGAAACAGCCAGATATTGAGCTTTGTTTCGCTGATTCGACACTANAGAGATAGCGTAAGAGAGAACAACGGACTCATCACCTAGATGCGATATCGAACAGAAGGAGAAATCGCCGGAATACTAACCTCAGCCGGCGAAAATGGTGACAACGAAGCTTTCGCCGTTTTGGAGAGAACGAAGAGAACCTAGAAACGATTTCGATCAGAAgagaaatgaaattttttttttctttgcaaaatATCTCGGCCAATCACGTGAAGCCACATCGAACGAGAACTGGacttaaatcagttctcattcaagaccaaaaaaattaatctaagCCCACTATTccctatttttattatttttttggccTTAGAACACAAGGGTGTTTTGTCGTTAATGATGACCTTAAACTTTGGAAATGTTAGTTTTATTGCCAGCATTAACGTGCTTTTTTCCCAAGATTTCAAATCGACTCATTTCACATTTTTACTGTATTTTGTAGCCAGATTGTGTAAGATTTGGTTGCAACACATGTTGAAACATAAACAATTTGATAGGTTTTGTTCTTTGGCTCTGTAGAACAtgcatttgtttgttaattacgGGAATATCTATGCATTCATCACACCTATTCGCAACGGCTCAACATACATATCCTCTACCCATTTAAATAACACGATCATATCTTCTTGCTTCGGCCAGAAGTCATTTGGTACAATACTAAAAGTCTTCTCATGATGAAACAGCCAGATATTGAGCTTTGTTTCGCTGATTCGACACTAGAGTTTTAGACTCCTAGTATTTCACTAGGGAGCATGACAAAATTTGAAGAGAATGTTGCAACAATTAAATGATACAACATAGTATTTATGTTCATATGTTAACACCAACAtcacattattttttatatgtctAATAATATACACTAATGGTAAAAAtgtcaaatattaatttatgtactttaataaaattataaaaacgaTGATATATTATTAACTTTCAAAAAAATGTGCTCGACAGACTAAAAGAGAATTTAAAATTAAGTTAATTATCTTAAAATgtcaattataaaatatataaccgAGTGTGACGAGTTTCTTAGCTACTTCAAATAATAGTAATAGTAAAAagctacaaaataaaaaagagtttacGTGCAAGCCAAAGCATATCAAACAGTCCTCATTAGATGAGATTAAAacatctaaaataataaaacaagaataatagaaaagaaatacataaaatatataaaatctcttttaaaggtatttaaaatttataaacaaaataaattgtttatattttatttgcatataactaaagaagaaaaatagaaaacatttcatatgaaaacaaaatatgaaatacaTTCAAGTTATTACTTGATATGTCATACCAAAACTTACTATAAGATAAGGGATAAatgtaaaacaatataaaatagaaaaacagaaCTTGATCGACAAACATTTAAAGATGAGAGAACAAACTTTATTGTTTAAAAGTcatgaaaaaacataaataattgcATCCTTAATTCAAACCTAGTGCAAACGATAACTCTTATCTTATCCAATCCTTTATGTAATCCTTGTTgagagtttatgtttttgtttcgaCAACAATGCTAATTGCCAAGTGccacaaaaataatatcaaatttttagcaaaataataCTCTTTATGAGTGTTTGGAATCTGAAAATTAAGCAAATCCAAAAAACTTGGTTTGTTGGTTTATTTGGGGGACACAATTAAACCCTTAATTGATTATGTAATTCAGTTTTGGTTTAAACCAAATTGGAAACAATAAAATTGGAGAAACTTtcaaattcataattttcaaaatgGCAAAAATGTGTCAGAGTAAGTTACCCAAAAATCTAATCATTCGCTTGAAACTCCGAACTTATTATGACAAATGAAGAACTTATTGTGAGAAATAcgagaaaaaaacaatcaataatCATAAGactttgtttttaactttgGTGCATGTGCAACTTTATTATGACAAATGAAGaagattttgtgaattttgttgaTTGTCCGGGAAAATTTTCTTATTGTTAACAAGCATGTTTAACTTGTGTGGTTAAACTTATATCTAGTAAAAAACCATTTCATGATAAATTTAGAATATGAGTTTATAAGTAATTAGTTTGAGATAACTGTAATGAATCTGAGGAAGATACCAGTGCCCATTTCTCCATAGTTGATGAGGGATTCCATTTCAAGTGATAGTTATAAACGAGACTAAACCGGATAATAAGCACAAACCAAAACCCTCGGAATCATTGGGATGATAATGATTTAATCGAGACTAAACCAGGAGATTAGAAGTAGCACAAACCGGAACCCTCGGAATCATTTAGATGTATCACACACACAGTAGCGTTAGCATCTCTTCCCTTCCCCATCTACTCTCtcgctgcttcttcttcttcgatcattGAAGCATCCACTCCccagaaaaaccctaattctcttaGTCAAGAAATGAGCTCTTTCTCCGTCAAAAAGTCCCCAAATTCATCCTTCCTCTTCCCAAAAACCACACCTTTACTACTTATACGACATCGTCTCACTCTCCCATTACTCGTTCCTCCTCCTAACAAACCGCCAAGATTCCGCATCGTCGCTTCTCACTCCGGTACTACTTCATGGGTCTCTCAAGCTTCTAAAGACAAATATGGTGGTTGGTCTCTCATTGAAGATGAAGCAGCTCCTTCTCCTcattctaaaactaaaaaaagttagTATCTTTCTTCTAATTGAGTGggaaaaatcatataaatttatgaacttttgtgtgtttgtaatttgattttgaatcttttgGTTTGGGGTTTCAGAGTGGAGGAATGTTGTAATCACTGGTGTTGGATCTTCACTTGCTGTTGTATTAGCTACTATTGCTTACTTCTCAATCTCCAGAAAAGGttcaactcttttgtttttctttcccttGATGATGACTTGAATTTTATAGGATTGTTTAATTTGAGACTCtgggttttgtgtttctttttgacAGGTTTTAGGTTTAGCATTAGTAATCCATTGCATTATCAAAGTGTTGATTTTGATCAGAGTGAGAATGAAGAGAGTGAAACTCTGTTCAATGATGAGAGTAATTCTGCTTATGAGGCTAACTCTGAAAGCGTTGATTATGTTTCAGATACTGTTGACACTAGTAAGTTCTAATTATGGTCAATATTGAGACATATTTCACAAATTGCTATAACAAGTCTTAATTCGAGTTCACTCACCTGTGTTTACTTTAGCATCTGCCGGAAAAACTCACCGTGTCATCACTCCGGTTGCTGTTGATGCCGCTCAACAAGAAGCAATATCAGTTTTAAAGAAACTAAAGGTTTATTTCTAGAAACTTGCTCTCACACAACAATATGAATTTAAGCATGAGCCTTATTGTCCAGCTCTGATCATGAGCATGTCACTTGTAATTAAGTTGTTCAGATAATTGAGGATGATGTAGTGGCAGACGAGTTATGTACTAGGCGAGAGTATGCTAGATGGCTAGTTCGttcaaatttgttattagagAGGTAATGATACTTTTAGCACATTTTTTTCTCCCGAATGATAAGTCTCTTAGTGTTTGTGGTGGACTGACACAATGTGTTTCTCTTGCCTTTAGAAATCCAATGCACAGGATTGTGCCAGCAGTAGCTTTAGCTGGCTCTTCAATTCCTGCATTTGATGATATCAATACTGCAGACCCTGACTTCGAGTACATTCAAGGTAAATCCATAAGAGACATTTCTACTTTGATTTAGTAGTTTATTAGAACTTCTGTAATTGAtctattatttttgatttttctttcagCCTTGGCAGAGGCAGGCATTACTTCCAGCAAGCTCAGCAGTGAGGATTCTCGAAATGACTTGGGAAAGATTAATTTTAATCCTGAAAGGTAGAAAGGAGATTAGCTATCTTCATCTGCTATGTATTTGTCTCGTTGTtcactgatatatatatatatggtggcTGCAGTTTTGTTTCCCGACTCGATTTGGTAAACTGGAAAGCTCAATTGGAGTGTGGTTTCCATCCAGAAATTATGGAAGAGGTGTGATTAAGTTTTTACTGACATTTTAGGCATAAAAGTGATGCTTATCATATgcttttttatcttcttaaaaGCCTGACTTGTTTACAGTCCAgatatcaaggacaaaggtagATTATATAGACACGAAGAATCTCAATCCCGATATGGCCCTCGGATTTTTCTTGGACTTCTTGATGGGTGACCAGAGTACCATCAGAAATGTTTTTGGTATTCTTCTACCTCTCTTTGTTCTGaccttctccttcttcgttCGATCGTTGATGTGCGTATGCGTTACAACAGAATGAAGATTTCAAAATTTCACAGGTAGGATTAAGCGGTTTCAGCCAAATAGACCTGTTACAAAAGCACAAGCGGCTGTAGCATTAACAAGCGGTAAGATGGTGAAAGCTATCTCAGCAGAGGTATCAAGGTTAGAAGCAGAGTCACTCTCACAGAAAGCTGAAATGGAAAGAATCAAAATCGAGTTGCTAGAAAAAGGGGAAATAACGCAATTTTGGGATGAGAAGCTTCAGGTAGAGAGATCCCGAAGAGTTGAGATGGAAGAGCTGAATCTCTCCAGAGTTAGTGAATTAGAAGATGAAAAAAGGGATCAGCAGAAGTGGTTTGCCGAGCGTTTGAAAGAGAAGTCAGCTATAGAATGTCAGAAACAGTTGCTTCAAAGCTTGAGTGAAGATATTGATGAGATGTCTCAGAGGCTAATATCGGATAAATCTGTTTACCTGACTGAGCACAGCAAGTTACAAGAGATGTTAAGTGACTTACAATCCAAACTTGAATCGCTTGTCGACAAAAGATCTGTCCTTGAAGCTGAAATCGAAGCTCTTCGGATTCTAAGGTAATGATGGTTATTATCATTGTagcaaagttttgatctttggaAAAGTTTTAACCAATTAGGTGTTAATGAAATGCAGATCTTGGGTAGAGGATGAAGCTAAGGTAAGCCAAGCGAGAGCTAAGGTTCTCGAAGAAGCAGGACGGAGATGGAAATGGAATGACCATGCTTGAATCTTCTTTCAGATTGTACAAAATTTGTTTGGTGATTGTTGGTTTATGAGTGTTTGGAATGTGAAATTAAGCAAATCCATAAAACTTTTGTTAGTTTATTTGGGGTAGACAATTAAACCCTTAATTGGAAGGTTATATTCTATGTAATTCAAATCTTGGTTTTAAACCAAATTGGAAACAATAAAATTGGGGAAACtttcataattttcaaaatgtcAAAAAGGAGTGAGAATAGTAACCAAGAATCTAATCATTCGCATCGAACCTATTCTAGCACTTTAGcaatgaaatttcaaattttgaagagCGATTCCCAAAAACCGTTAAATCAAACGAAATCTTC from Camelina sativa cultivar DH55 chromosome 9, Cs, whole genome shotgun sequence encodes:
- the LOC104710333 gene encoding piriformospora indica-insensitive protein 2-like, producing the protein MSWIHSVLFLFLTFPWCVVTGESSPEVTDDGAPMEKTEREALYSAIQGFVGDSWNGSDLYPDPCGWTPIQGVSCDLYGDLWYVTDLTLGLVHENSLPCDTSLKIKPQLFKLKHLKSLTFFNCFTSPITIAKEDWINFGSSLESLEFRANPGLNGELPETIGSLTKLKSLVVLENGFNGNLPASLCNLTRLQRLVLAGNLFNGTIPDCFNGFKDLLILDLSRNLFSGTLPLSIGEMVSLLKLDLSNNQLEGKLPQEIGFLKNLTLLDLRNNRISGGLFENVVKIRSLSDLVLSGNPMGSDDDDMMGIKWEDMGSLVILDLSKMGLRGEIPSGLASLKRLRFLGLNDNNLTGTVPSKELETLPCLGALYINGNNLTGELGFSRNFYEKMGTRFKASKNPNLCQRVVSESHQRCVGLKPCMMEKREGGLVIKQTWSNLKEKEDESSSSTGVMVTRHVLSNGFIWDLLLLVLSLVLVLYYYY
- the LOC104710334 gene encoding uncharacterized protein LOC104710334 translates to MSSFSVKKSPNSSFLFPKTTPLLLIRHRLTLPLLVPPPNKPPRFRIVASHSGTTSWVSQASKDKYGGWSLIEDEAAPSPHSKTKKKWRNVVITGVGSSLAVVLATIAYFSISRKGFRFSISNPLHYQSVDFDQSENEESETLFNDESNSAYEANSESVDYVSDTVDTTSAGKTHRVITPVAVDAAQQEAISVLKKLKIIEDDVVADELCTRREYARWLVRSNLLLERNPMHRIVPAVALAGSSIPAFDDINTADPDFEYIQALAEAGITSSKLSSEDSRNDLGKINFNPESFVSRLDLVNWKAQLECGFHPEIMEEISRTKVDYIDTKNLNPDMALGFFLDFLMGDQSTIRNVFGRIKRFQPNRPVTKAQAAVALTSGKMVKAISAEVSRLEAESLSQKAEMERIKIELLEKGEITQFWDEKLQVERSRRVEMEELNLSRVSELEDEKRDQQKWFAERLKEKSAIECQKQLLQSLSEDIDEMSQRLISDKSVYLTEHSKLQEMLSDLQSKLESLVDKRSVLEAEIEALRILRSWVEDEAKVSQARAKVLEEAGRRWKWNDHA